The Pseudomonas moraviensis genome contains the following window.
ATGCAGCGCTTGGCGCTCCCCGAGTAAAAGGCAATTTGCATTTGGCGCCTGGTGCCGAACTGGCTTACGAGGTCACACCCACCGGTAGCCCTACAATCAAGGTTGATGGCACAGCCCAGCTTGACGGCGCCACCCTCAAGGTCGTCGCAGCTGCGGGTGAATTTCCGCAGAGCAGCCAGTACAAAATCATCGAAGCCCGTGAGGTGAAAGGCGAGTTTGGCAGGATCGAGAATGATCTGGCGTATATGACGGCCACGGCTCAATACAACAAGAAATCGGTTGCACTGACGTACGCTCGCAATGACGTAGCGCTTGAAAGCCTCGCGCCTACCGAAAATGCAGGCGCGCTTGCAGGCAGTATCATCGAGCCAGAGCCCGACCCGATCTCAACACCCATATCGCCAACGCCTGCTCCCGCCTCACTGACAGCGGTGATCGCAGCTCCAGCGCCGGTCCCGACCTCAGTCGCGAACTTGATTGAAGACTCCGCATTGGTGGGATCATCGACACTAAACGAAATCGTGACTGCGCAAACCAGCGAAGCCGCCGCCCAGCCTGTGCCTGAACTTACAAAGCCTGCTAACGCCGCTGTAGCCGCACTGCTGACCAGCGATAAAACCACCGCGCCTATCGCGCTCGACCAACTCGCTGCCGGCAGCAATGCCAACCTCGCCAAAGCCACTCTGAACAGTGTCACACCGGTCAGTGCGAGCATGCTCTCGGCGATGCGGCAACTGGACAACCGTCCCGGCGCAACGGACGGATCGCGCAGTTCACCGGGTCAGGCCGCAGGCAGCGGAGACTCCGGGCGGGTGTGGATTCAAGCGCTGGGTAACGGCGGCAAGGTTGATCGGGACGGTGACGGCATCCTCCAACACTCCACGCAAGGTCTGGTCGTGGGCGCTGACTGGCGACTCGACGAGCAGTGGCACGTCGGCCTGCTCGGCGGCAAATCACAGACGAAACTGGATGCTCGCCAGTACGACGGCGATCTCGACAGTTGGCACTTGGGCGCCTACGCCGTGCGTCAGGACGGCCCACTGTCGTTGCGTCTCGGCGCCACCTACGCCAGCCATGACGGTAGCAGCACACGACGGGTCGCGTTCAAGGGTTTCAGCGATCGTCTGAAGGGCAACTACGACGCCAATACTCAGCAGGCATTCGCCGAAGCCGGGTTCAATTTGGGCCGCGACAGCGTAACCCTCGAACCCTACGCCAGCCTCGGCTATCAACGTTATCAACGCGACAGCTATAACGAGAAAGGTGGCGACGCAGCGCTGAAAGTTTATGGGCAGACCCGCGACAACTTCAGCAGCACCTTCGGTCTACGGCTTGCGCAGGTCAACACGCTGGATAACGGCATGCGCCTGACGCCGCGATTGAGCGCAGGCTGGAAACATACCTTCGGCGACATCGACAGCGACACCCACCAGCAACTGCGCAAGGGCGGCAAGCGTTTCGAAGTGACCGGCGCGGCGCTGGACCGGAACAGTCTGTCGGTGGATGCGGGGCTCGATCTTGGCCTGTCGGCGGCGCACACGCTGGGCGTGGGCTTAACCGGTGAGCTGGGTAATGACAGCCGAACGTATGGCGTGGCGGGCCAATGGCGCATGGCGTTCTGACGGAGCGCGTTCCTGTGTAGGAGTGAGCCTGCTCGCGATAGCAGTGTGTCAGACGAGCAATCATTGACTGACACGACCCCATCGCGAGCAGGCTCACTCCTACAAGGGATCTTCGTCATCGCGGTAAATCACAGGCAAAAAAAGGGGAGCACATGCCCCCCCGAGGTTTAAAGCGTTGGATCGCGGCCGTTATCTCAGCCTTCGATCTCGATAAGGATTTCGCCCGGGTTGACCCGGTCGCCCTTGGCCACATGGATCGCGGTGACTTTGCCGGCAATGGCAGCCTGGACTTCGGTCTCCATCTTCATCGCTTCGGTGATCAGTACCGCCTGGCCTGCCTTGACGGTATCGCCCTCCTTGACCAGCACATCGACGATGTTGCCCGGCATGGTGGTGCTGACATGGCCCGGTGCCGAGGCCTGTTTGCGTTTGCTGCTGCCACCACCGACAAATTCGTTGAGCGGTTCGAACACCACTTCTTCCGGCATGCCGTCGATGGACAGATAGAAGTGGCGCTTGCCCTCGGCCTTGACGCCGACACCAGTGATGTCGACGCGGTAGGTTTCGCCGTGCACATCGATGACAAACTCGGTCGGCACACCTTCGCCGCTCGCCGAGGCAACGGCGCCCGCTTCCGGGATCGGCAAAAGCACTTCCGGCGTAAGAGTGCCGGCGGCGCGTTCTTCAAGGAACTTGCGGCCGATGTCCGGGAACATGGCGAAGGTCAGTACGTCTTCTTCGGATTTGGCCAGTGCGCCGATATCGGCACGCAGCTTGGTCATTTCCGGTTTGAGCAGATCGGCCGGGCGCACGTCGATGACGTCTTCGCTGCCGATCGCCTGACGCCGCAGCTTTTCATTGACCACGCCCGGTGCCTTGCCGTAGCCGCCCTGCAGATACAGCTTCACTTCGTTGGTGATGGTCTTGTAGCGCTCGCCGGCCAGTACGTTGAAAAACGCCTGGGTGCCGACGATTTGCGAGGTTGGGGTCACCAGCGGCGGGAAGCCGAGGTCTTCACGTACGCGCGGGATTTCTGCGAGCACTTCGCCCATGCGATTCAGAGCGCCCTGCTCTTTCAACTGGTTGGCGAGGTTGGAGATCATCCCGCCCGGCACTTGGTTGACCTGCACACGGGTATCGACGGCGGTGAATTCGCTTTCGAACTGGTGGTACTTCTTGCGTACGGCATAGAAGTACAGGCCGATTTCCTGGAGCAGCTCCAGATTCAGGCCGGTGTCGTACTCGGTGCCCTTGAGCGCGGCGACCATTGATTCGGTGCCCGGGTGGCTGGTGCCCGAGGCGAAGCTGGAGATTGCGGTATCGATGTGATCGGCGCCGTTTTCGATCGCCTTGAGCTGGCACATGGCGGCCAGGCCGGCGGTGTCGTGGGAGTGGATGAACACCGGCAACGACTGCTCGGCTTTCAGAGCACGCACCAGTTCACCAGTGGCATACGGGGTCAGCAGACCGGCCATGTCCTTGATCGCTACCGAGTCGCAGCCCATGGATTCCATTTGCTTGGCCTGGGTGACGAAAGCGTCGATGGTGTGCACCGGGCTGGTGGTGTAGGCGATGGTGCCTTGCGCATGTTTGCCGGCAGCTTTCACTGCTTCAATGGCAACGCGCAGGTTACGCACATCGTTCATCGCATCGAAGATGCGGAACACGTCGATGCCGTTCACCGCTGCTTTGGCGACGAAAGCTTTGACCACGTCATCGCTGTAGTGGCGATAGCCGAGCAGATTCTGCCCGCGCAGGAGCATTTGCAGGCGGGTGTTGGGCAGCGCCGCACGCAGTTGGCGCAGGCGCTCCCACGGGTCTTCCTTGAGAAAGCGCACGCAGGCGTCGAACGTCGCGCCGCCCCAGCATTCCAGCGACCAGTAGCCGACCTTGTCGAGCTTGTCGCAGATCGGCAGCATGTCTTCGGTGCGCATGCGGGTGGCGAGCAGCGATTGGTGAGCGTCGCGCAGGATGGTGTCTGTTACGAAGATTTTCTTGCTCATTCTTGTATTCCTCACAGGCCTGCGTGGGCGGCGATGGCGGCGGCGATGGCCAGGGCCAGCTCTTCGGGTTTGCGCTTGATCGAGTAGTTGGTCAGCTCCGGGTGGCTTTCAACGAAGCTGGTGTTGAACTGGCCGCTACGGAATTCCGGGTTGCGCAGGATTTCCTGGTAGTACGCGGCGGTGGTCTTCACGCCCTGCAGACGCATGTCGTCGAGGGCGCGCAGGCCACGGTCCATCGCCTCTTCCCAGGTCAGCGCCCAGACCACCAGTTTCAGGCACATCGAGTCGTAGAACGGCGGAATGGTGTAGCCGGTGTAGATCGCCGTGTCGGTGCGCACGCCCGGGCCGCCGGGGGCGTAGTAACGGGTAATTTTGCCGAAGCTCGGCAGGAAGTTGTTCTTCGGATCCTCGGCGTTGATACGGAACTGCAATGCAAAGCCACGGTGCTGAATGTCTTCCTGCTTCACCGATAGCGGCAGGCCGGAAGCGATGCGAATCTGTTCGCGGACGATGTCGATGCCGGTGATTTCTTCGGTGATGGTGTGTTCCACCTGCACCCGCGTGTTCATTTCCATGAAGTACACCTCGCCCTCGGCGAGCAGAAACTCCACGGTGCCGGCGTTCTCGTAGCCCACAGCCTTGGCTGCACGTACCGACAGGTCGCCGATGTAGGCGCGCTGTTCCGGGGTCAGCTGCGGGCTCGGCGCGATCTCGATCAGCTTCTGGTTGCGGCGCTGGATCGAGCAGTCACGCTCGAACAGGTGCACGACATTGCCGAAGCTGTCGCCAAGGATCTGCGCTTCAATGTGCTTGGGATTGACGATGCATTTTTCCAGGAACACTTCCGCCGAACCGAACGCCTTGGTGGCTTCGGAGATGACCCGGGGGAAGTTCTGTTCGAGTTCTTCGCGGCTGTTGCAGCGACGGATACCGCGACCGCCACCACCGGAGGTGGCCTTGAGCATTACCGGGTAACCGATGCGGTCGCCTTCGACCAAGGCTTCTTCGATGCCGGAGACGTTGCCCTCGGTACCGGGCGTTACCGGTACGCCGGCCTTGATCATGCTGCGGCGCGCTTCGGTCTTGTCGCCCATGCGCCGGATGACCTCCGCCGACGGGCCGATGAATTTGATGCCGCGCTCGGCGCAGATTTCCGCCAGCTCGGCGTTTTCCGAAAGGAAGCCGTAGCCGGGGTGCAGCGCATCGCAGCCGGTTTCCACCGCCAGGTTCACCAGCTTGCGCGGGTTCAGATAGCCGGCCAGTGGCTCGGCACCCACGCTGTGGGCCTCGTCCGCACGCTTCACATGCAAGGCATGGCGATCGGCGTCGGAGAAAATCGCAACCGAGCGAATGCCCATTTCGGCGCAGGCTCGTACGATGCGTACGGCAATCTCACCACGGTTGGCGATCAGGATCTTTTTTATCACTTGGAGGTTCCCTTGAGCCGGTGGCACCACGACCTGCTAGACCCAGGTCGACGCGTGACCAAATGTTTCAATTCAGTCGCAGGTCCACACTAGCGCTGCTGAGGGATTAACAAAAATGAATAAAAATTGGGTCAGGCATAAGCAAACACTTATAGTTGAAACAACTGACCGCTGACCGAGCCTGAAAACTATGCGTAAGTCATTGATGCGTATGACATTGCGTCAATTGCAGATCTTCAATGAGGTGTGTGATTTACGCTCGTACAGTCGCGCCGCCGAGGAAATGTCCCTCACACAACCGGCCGTCAGCCTACAGATTCGTCAGCTGGAAGAGCTGATTGGCCAGCCGCTGTTCGACTATGTCGGCAAAAAACTCTACATGACCGAGGCGGCAGAAGCGCTTCAGCGCGCCAGCCGCGACATTTTCGGGCGCCTGGAAAACCTCGACATGCAACTGTCGGACATGCAGGGTTCACTGCAGGGTCAGCTGAAACTGGCGGTGGAATCGAGCGCCAAATATTTCGTGCCGCATCTGTTCGCCGCGTTCAAGCGCCAGCATCCGGAAGTCAATTTGCAGCTGACCGTGGTCAACCGTGGCCAGGTCATCCGCCGCCTCTCGGACAATCGCGATGATCTGGTGATCATGTCGATGGTGCCGCAGGACATGGGCCTGGAATTTCTGCCGTTCCTCAACAATCCGATTGTCGCCGTGGCGCGTCCGGATCACCCGCTGGCGCACATGGGCCCGTTGCGCTTGCAGGATCTGGAGCCGTATACGCTGCTGATCCGCGAGCCGGGCTCGGGTACGCGTCTGGCCTGCGAGGAATACTTCAAGGAAAAGCGCGTGCACTTCACTCAGACCCAAGAGGTGGCGTCCGCCGAAGCTCAGCGTGAATGCGTGGTGGCGGGCCTGGGCCTGGCGCTGTTGACGCGCCACGCCCTGAACCTGGAGCTGGCGACCGGCGGCCTGGTCGAGCTGCCGGTCGAAGAGTTGCCGCTGATGCGCAGCTGGTGTCTGGTGCAAGCCAAAGCCAAACGGCTGTCACCGGTGGCGCACGCCTTCCTGGCGTTCATCCGCAGCGAGCGGGCGCAGATTATTGCGCTGGTTGAGCGTTTCGACGGGAAGCGGCGGGCGTTGCCTGCCAATGCGTGATCTCGGGAAAATCGCCGATCTCGGCCTGAAGCTGGCGAAGTTCGAAGCGATCCTCGATTGCGCGGCGAAATTCCATGCGGCGCTGATCTTCCTGCTGACGACGGGTTTTCGCGGCGCTGTTGCGTTCTTCGTAGGGCTGAGCCATTTCGAGTCTCCCAGGGCGAGTACGGGAGTTTTACGATAGGCGTGGGGGATGACGGTTTGGCTGCGCGGGGATGACAATGTGATGAAATGTGCGCAGGGATGTGCTGTTGTTGAGGACGCTTTCGCGAGCAGGCTCGCTCCCACATTTGATCCCGTTATGACCCAGAATTTATGTTCTCAGAAGCCCCCCTGTGGGAGCGAGCCTGCTCGCGAACAAGGTCGGAACGACCTTGCTCAATCGTCCAGCGCTTTCACGGCCTTGGGCGACAAACGCAGACTGCGCAGACTGCGCTTCACGCTCTTGAGATGATTGACCAGGCTCGGCCCGCGCGCCATGGCCACGCCCATCGCCAGCACGTCGATCACCACCAGATGGGCGATTCGCGAGGTAAGCGGCGTGTAGATTTCGGTGTCTTCATGCACATCGATCGCCAGATTGACGGTCGACAGTTCGGCCAACGGCGTCTGGCTCGGGCACAGGGTGATCAGCGATGCCCCGCTCTCGCGAACGAGGTTAGCGGTGATCAGCAAATCCTTGGAGCGCCCTGACTGGGAAATACAGATCGCCACATCGGTCGGCTTCAGCGTCACAGCCGACATCGCCTGCATGTGCGGATCGGAATACGCCGCCGCGGTCAGCAGCAAACGGAAAAACTTGTGCTGTGCATCCGCGGCCACCGCTCCGGAAGCACCGAAGCCATAGAACTCGACACGCTGCGCCTGGGACATCAGCGTCACCGCGCGCTGCAGCTCCACTGGATCGAGCTTCTCGCGCACTTCCATCAGGGTGTGCAGCGTGGTGTCAAAAATCTTCAGGCTGTAGTCGGCGACGGAGTCATCTTCGTGGATCGCGAACTGGCCGAAGCTGGCGCCGGCGGCCAGGCTTTGCGCCAGTTTCAGCTTGAGGTCCTGAAAGCCGGAACAACCGATCGCGCGGCAGAAACGCACGATGGTCGGCTCGCTGATGCCGACGCTGTGAGCCAGGTCGGCCATGGAACTGTGCATCACTGCCGCAGGGTCAAGCAGCACGTGGTCGGCGACCTTGAGCTCCGACTTGCGTAACAGGTGACGTGACTGGGCGATGTGTTGCAGCAGATTCAAGGGGCTGGACTCTTCTTGTGGGCAAGGATGTAGCAAGCTTGTAGTTATACTACATGAATGGGCATTTTGCCTGCTCAATGCGTAACTCAATGTCCCTGTATCAGGCCTGCTGAGGTGCATGTAGCCCTTACTGCGGATTTTCCTGACCGCGCAAAAGCCCGGCCAGACTGGCAGCGTCCACTGGCCGGCTGATCAGGTATCCCTGCACCTCGTCGCAACGCTCGACGCGGAGAAATTCCAGTTGATCCTGCCGTTCGACGCCCTCGGCCACGACTTTCAGGGCCAGCCCGTGCGCCATGGCGATGATCGCGCGAGTGATCGCGGCGTCCGCACTGCCCGCGCTCAAGCCGCGAATGAACGCTTGATCGATCTTCACGTAATCCACCGGAATACGCTTGAGATAACTCAAAGACGAATAACCGGTACCGAAATCATCGATCGCCAGTTTCACCCCCAGATCGCGCAGTTGCTGGAACGTCGCAATGATGTGTTCGACGCTGTCGAGCAAATGGCTTTCGGTCAGCTCGAGCTCAAGGCAGTGCGGCGCTAGGCCGGTTTCTTCCAGCACTTGCCGCACCAGGCTGACCAGTTTGCCCTGACGCAGCTGATGCACGGAAAGGTTCACCGACACGCGGATCGGCGCCAGGCCCTGACGCTGCCATTCGCACGCTTGCCAGCACGCCTGACGCAGGACGAATTCGCCGATCGGGCCGATCAGCCCGGTCTCTTCGGCGAGGCCGATGAAATCCGCCGGCGGCACCTGGCCCATGCTCGGATGATCCCAGCGCACCAGCGCCTCGGCAGCATTCAAACGACCGCTTTGCAGGCACAGTTTCGGTTGGTAGAACACCGTCAGTTGCTGCTCTTCTATGGCCCGGCGCAAGTGGTTTTCCAGCTGCAAACGCTCGAGTGTGCTGGCTTGCAGGCTGTCGGTGTAGAACTGGAAGTTGTTGCCGCCCAGATGTTTGGCATGTTGCATGGCCATGTTCGACTGGCTGACCAGCGTCGAGATCTCCCGCGCGTTGTCGGGCAACAGACTGATGCCCATCGAGGCACTCACCACCAGCTCATGCCCGTCAACACTCAGCGGCAAACGCAGC
Protein-coding sequences here:
- a CDS encoding autotransporter outer membrane beta-barrel domain-containing protein, producing the protein MPTQHLFAPKHLALAISLALGGVALANAEQSSEAIEQPQSVETIEQLETRPKQQALERLQGFLNAASTVPITFITPETVFKGTDVNDLITLKDGASFTGRLDGGKGDNVLFLDAANGGTLSDTRNFNGLFVAQGDWTLSPKGDFHEGVMVNSGGALTNLGSIKGDVYVQNGGSFAGKGTVANLEVGGLLTVNAALGAPRVKGNLHLAPGAELAYEVTPTGSPTIKVDGTAQLDGATLKVVAAAGEFPQSSQYKIIEAREVKGEFGRIENDLAYMTATAQYNKKSVALTYARNDVALESLAPTENAGALAGSIIEPEPDPISTPISPTPAPASLTAVIAAPAPVPTSVANLIEDSALVGSSTLNEIVTAQTSEAAAQPVPELTKPANAAVAALLTSDKTTAPIALDQLAAGSNANLAKATLNSVTPVSASMLSAMRQLDNRPGATDGSRSSPGQAAGSGDSGRVWIQALGNGGKVDRDGDGILQHSTQGLVVGADWRLDEQWHVGLLGGKSQTKLDARQYDGDLDSWHLGAYAVRQDGPLSLRLGATYASHDGSSTRRVAFKGFSDRLKGNYDANTQQAFAEAGFNLGRDSVTLEPYASLGYQRYQRDSYNEKGGDAALKVYGQTRDNFSSTFGLRLAQVNTLDNGMRLTPRLSAGWKHTFGDIDSDTHQQLRKGGKRFEVTGAALDRNSLSVDAGLDLGLSAAHTLGVGLTGELGNDSRTYGVAGQWRMAF
- the hexR gene encoding transcriptional regulator HexR → MNLLQHIAQSRHLLRKSELKVADHVLLDPAAVMHSSMADLAHSVGISEPTIVRFCRAIGCSGFQDLKLKLAQSLAAGASFGQFAIHEDDSVADYSLKIFDTTLHTLMEVREKLDPVELQRAVTLMSQAQRVEFYGFGASGAVAADAQHKFFRLLLTAAAYSDPHMQAMSAVTLKPTDVAICISQSGRSKDLLITANLVRESGASLITLCPSQTPLAELSTVNLAIDVHEDTEIYTPLTSRIAHLVVIDVLAMGVAMARGPSLVNHLKSVKRSLRSLRLSPKAVKALDD
- a CDS encoding PA3496 family putative envelope integrity protein, translating into MAQPYEERNSAAKTRRQQEDQRRMEFRRAIEDRFELRQLQAEIGDFPEITHWQATPAASRRNAQPAQ
- a CDS encoding acetyl-CoA carboxylase biotin carboxylase subunit, whose product is MIKKILIANRGEIAVRIVRACAEMGIRSVAIFSDADRHALHVKRADEAHSVGAEPLAGYLNPRKLVNLAVETGCDALHPGYGFLSENAELAEICAERGIKFIGPSAEVIRRMGDKTEARRSMIKAGVPVTPGTEGNVSGIEEALVEGDRIGYPVMLKATSGGGGRGIRRCNSREELEQNFPRVISEATKAFGSAEVFLEKCIVNPKHIEAQILGDSFGNVVHLFERDCSIQRRNQKLIEIAPSPQLTPEQRAYIGDLSVRAAKAVGYENAGTVEFLLAEGEVYFMEMNTRVQVEHTITEEITGIDIVREQIRIASGLPLSVKQEDIQHRGFALQFRINAEDPKNNFLPSFGKITRYYAPGGPGVRTDTAIYTGYTIPPFYDSMCLKLVVWALTWEEAMDRGLRALDDMRLQGVKTTAAYYQEILRNPEFRSGQFNTSFVESHPELTNYSIKRKPEELALAIAAAIAAHAGL
- the oadA gene encoding sodium-extruding oxaloacetate decarboxylase subunit alpha, encoding MSKKIFVTDTILRDAHQSLLATRMRTEDMLPICDKLDKVGYWSLECWGGATFDACVRFLKEDPWERLRQLRAALPNTRLQMLLRGQNLLGYRHYSDDVVKAFVAKAAVNGIDVFRIFDAMNDVRNLRVAIEAVKAAGKHAQGTIAYTTSPVHTIDAFVTQAKQMESMGCDSVAIKDMAGLLTPYATGELVRALKAEQSLPVFIHSHDTAGLAAMCQLKAIENGADHIDTAISSFASGTSHPGTESMVAALKGTEYDTGLNLELLQEIGLYFYAVRKKYHQFESEFTAVDTRVQVNQVPGGMISNLANQLKEQGALNRMGEVLAEIPRVREDLGFPPLVTPTSQIVGTQAFFNVLAGERYKTITNEVKLYLQGGYGKAPGVVNEKLRRQAIGSEDVIDVRPADLLKPEMTKLRADIGALAKSEEDVLTFAMFPDIGRKFLEERAAGTLTPEVLLPIPEAGAVASASGEGVPTEFVIDVHGETYRVDITGVGVKAEGKRHFYLSIDGMPEEVVFEPLNEFVGGGSSKRKQASAPGHVSTTMPGNIVDVLVKEGDTVKAGQAVLITEAMKMETEVQAAIAGKVTAIHVAKGDRVNPGEILIEIEG
- a CDS encoding LysR family transcriptional regulator; its protein translation is MRKSLMRMTLRQLQIFNEVCDLRSYSRAAEEMSLTQPAVSLQIRQLEELIGQPLFDYVGKKLYMTEAAEALQRASRDIFGRLENLDMQLSDMQGSLQGQLKLAVESSAKYFVPHLFAAFKRQHPEVNLQLTVVNRGQVIRRLSDNRDDLVIMSMVPQDMGLEFLPFLNNPIVAVARPDHPLAHMGPLRLQDLEPYTLLIREPGSGTRLACEEYFKEKRVHFTQTQEVASAEAQRECVVAGLGLALLTRHALNLELATGGLVELPVEELPLMRSWCLVQAKAKRLSPVAHAFLAFIRSERAQIIALVERFDGKRRALPANA